Below is a genomic region from Diabrotica undecimpunctata isolate CICGRU chromosome 7, icDiaUnde3, whole genome shotgun sequence.
caatcgccgtaggacccccgttatatgatgatgatgatgatgatgatgataggaATGTTTGTTAATACGCAAGTTCCAATTTTAGGTTCTGGTAAAAGTTAAACCTAGAAAATTAACTTCTAATTGTTTCAAtgataaattatttaaagttaggTCAATTGAATACCGACatctgtttttattaaaaattatgtattgtttttttttctgtagagaCTTAGTATAAACGAAGATGTCATTCGCATAAAGCATAAATACTCTAATTTTATGAATAACATTGATTGTAATTAAGAATAATGTTGGACTTATTGTGGAACCTTGAGGGATTCTATTATCTAATGTTCTTGTTGAGTTTTTAATGCCATTTATCCTAATTTCCATTGATCGAATACTTTTTAATTGCGTTGCGAATTGCGTTGATATCAATATTAGGTACTGCAGAACTACAGTTAAAACTAAcacatttttctgaaaaaaaaagcaATTAAGTAGTATAAACGTAATAAACATTTCTGAATAATATAACTTAAAAACATTGAGGGCAAGTAAACTTTTCTTTGTCATCTTTAGTCAGTCCTACACAGGCCTCATGAACATATCGATAGCACACTATGCATAAGCGCATATCTTCTTTACTACAGATGTTACAAAGGAAACAATACCACGATTCTTCTTTCCTTGATTTCTTTGTCGTACTGCTCATTGGTTTTTTGACAACTTTAATTGGATTATCCAATTTTGGTATTGGTGCGAACAAATCTTTGTTAACTTGCTGTGCTTTCCTCTTCATGGTGTGTAATTTAATTTCTGATGTAATCTGCAATCCTGTATCTTTAAAAGAACTGTTTAATCATTTGGAGTCAGAAAGTTAttacttgatatatatatatatatatatatatatatatatatatatatatatatatatatatcggtttcaaaacgtcttgcgtcgttgtccgatgcctaatttccacgaatttctatcattccattgttcttcggtcaagtctcgggagctcattgcctttgttattccctccttccatgttctttttggtcttcctcgtttcttacgatttggtggtatccatttcatggcgattttcggtagtcttgtttctggcattctttgaacatggccataccatataagttgtttcctttctatgtctgttgccagtgatccatctacccccatcctatttcttatttcatcgtttctaattctgtctgctctagatattcgaagtgatcgtctaaatacatccatttctgttgcttcgagttttcttttattgctttctgttagtctccatgtctctgtaccataggttaagctggtttttatgagagattcataaatattgtattttcgtcttttaccaatttctgagctccaaagaactccgttaaggcatccaattgttctacgggcctgggttattcgttttctaatttccctattgtctgtgcctgtggtgtcgaaatcaattcctaggtaggtatattcagtgcagaatgcaatttcggttgtgtccatctgaatgttggatagttctgcgcctattgggagatattttgttttttgtgtattgagttctaaaccccacttcttgtattcttcctgtagttttctggccatatatgtcaggtcttctttatcgttggctacTTGATTAGACCCCGAATTACATTTTGTTGATTCTTTTGTAACCGTATTGACTttctgtttatattttaattcaattagtGGACTGTCATCTTCAGAGCTGCTGCTCCTCTTAGATCTTTTCATAGGTTCATCTTCTTTAGAGACAGTATTGTGAACTTATTTCCACAATATAAGTAGACAACCAGACGTTGGAACTGGCTAAATGTGAAGACTTGGATTAAAGAATCCCTAATCGAAACACAATTTCTAAATcgaatttgtaataaaaaatgtttgaTGAGTTTAAAACCACTTTATTTTATGTTGCACTTTTacaaaaaatactttgttacaaaACGTATTTAAATAtcgtagttttattatttttattttatatatcgtAGTACATGTACGAATTGCGAAATAATTGAGGTTACACTGTGATTCTTGGCGAGAGAGTGCTTGAGTTGAGGAGCGATTATACAATGCCGGAATGACTGACCCATACGGGACACGAGAACAGAATGCTGAAATACCGCTCAAATCCAATAATTTATAGAAGCAGAACCGCCAAAATTAACGTTTTAACCAACTATAACGAACTTTATTTTCGTACAGTGGCGTATAACTCTAGAAATAAACCAATTTTTGCCATATATTTACGAAGAAAatgcataatttaaaacaataaaactggAAGATTTAAGTATTACCCGTTTAAGAGTTCCGAATATTGTAAACCATACTGACCGCCACTTGATAAATATTAATACCTGTTTttctaatgaatttgcaagataCAAGCAAGAAACATATCATGACCAGGTGTAGTAAAAAACGAAACCTTTTTTACTGGTTTTTATGTTGAGACTAGCAATTTTAGTGGCAAACATGATATAGAAGCGTGTTTTTCGTCTTTTAATTAACAATTGTAAGGGAAAGAATAAAGGATTGTTTATGGTATGTTACACTTTAATACATCGTCAAGTGAGTCATCGTGAAGACAAAAATCTGATAATGATTCGCTACTTGAGACAGTAATTAAACGCTTCTTTGTTTTGTTATTAGTTTTCACTGGCACTTAATATCCGCTTGTACTCGCCTCGTTTTGTCTAGTCTGGCCCATCTAAACGGAGTCTTGTATAAACGTATAAATGCCGGTGGCTGCAAAACCAGAGATAATGTTTGATGGTGTCATTGCTTTTACTCGAACTGGTGTAAAAATTTCTCCAAACCTCATTTTGGTAATAGCCTTGCCAGGATTTGTTATTAAAAACTGTAGGACTACTTGGTTTCAAAGCTGTTAAACATGGATTTATCCATAGGTTGCAACTCGCATGACTTGTTGCTAGGAAGGCAAAATAAAGTTATATCCATGCGGTTAGCTGCTTCAACTATAGAAATATCTGGCAGATTTTTAGCTCCATCAAATATTAGTAAGGATTCTGAATGCAGAGAAATGGTCAAGCCACGAAACAAATGCTTTGCATGCCATACTACCTTTATTTGTGGCAATAACTTTTCAGCCAAGGGGCCAGTATGAGACCATTCAGATTTAAACCTTTGGCATTTAAAAAGCGCACAAGGGGGTACAGGTTAATAAATTGCATTTCCACAACCTACAATTAACACATTTTCTCCGTGCTCGGGTGCGGTTAAATGTACCTATTTTGCTCCCCTTTTAACAAAAGCATTTTGTTCCTTATGGATTGTTAATCTGCATCTTTTTTTGTCCATATTAAATATGCTACCAGGTTTGTCAAATAGGTTTAGCTTTTCTCTGTTATCTTTCAATTTATGAAAGTAGTCATCGACAATTGTTTTATTCATTTGTTAAGATTTTCGTTTGGTTACGTCTGGATGCCTGCACAAGAAAAACTTAAGCCATTTTCTATCAGATTTATTCGACTCTTTAGAAAACGGATTTGGTATGTGGCTTATTGTATCGTAAGAAAACATTTTTCATTAGAATCTTGCTTGTAATAGGCATTCCTACTTAGGCCAATCTGTGAATTATTTCGACAAGATCATTTTCTCAGGCTGCAGATAACACCGGTGATCTTCCAAGCTTTTTTACGGGATTTTGTGGTCTGTGATAAAGACGTAACGTTGAGCGAGAAATGTTGCAATGCTTGGCAGCACATGTGACGGACATTTCGTTCGCTATGGCTTGCAACACCGAGCGTAGACTCAACTCGTTTTCGTGGCATTCTGCAAAAGTGTTTAATATTTTAGTCCCTAATATTGCCACTGGCACTATTAGAAATTATTAGCGATGACAATATTAGGAACAATTGacgtacagaaaaaaaaaatccattgTTTCCAACTTAAaatttcatttgaaatatttcatgcaattcataaaataaaaaccatTGGAGTGTACTTACCTTTTACTACTTGAAAAACAAATAGTGAGCTCCTACATCTGCCTTACTAAAACCGCCGAATAGAAAACAAGTTGCTGATAGACAGACACTTGCCACTGTTGCCAACTTAGTTGCAGCGTCGATACTATCTGTGATATAGGAAGGCAGTATTAGGAACATAGGAACAGTGGCAACATTTAGCGCACCTACCTTATATTTTGAAAGTCCcctgtataaaattctttaacaacacaagacattttaaacagcGGCGACAATTTTTTATCTTTatcagaaaatatttttatttcattaaaggTAAATCATTTGAAACCCGTCTTCACACGCCTATGTTCACGTTAGGAAGCTTATTTCAAACACTTACAATATACAAAGGAAATAGcaaattctttatttaattttttttgttttcctttaagatatttttaaataataaagtaaataacaataataaatttaattcatgAAATACACCTTTTTCCACTAAAATTTATTAAGTACAGACACAGAAAATACTTTAACCCTTTCACGACGGCAGTTTTTCAACGTGCCGTGCCTCAGATATGGGAGTTTTTGTGCTTTGCGCTTCCCGTTTAACACTTGCGCGCATATATGCGTTTTCCGACTTTTGTGGTAAACAAGTTCATAAGtgtaaaattgaaaaaacaagtacagaagataagtgttttattaattatttataaaaatgtatataaataaaaaggaaatattcaaaacactaaaatatataattctataTTAGAATAACAGAAGTTTAGACccagtatatttttttattatggtaGTTTTCAAAACAAGGTAGCACACAAAGAGGAACTTCATACTGTTGGCAACAATAGATTGTTTATTTGCGTACTTTTTTTTTACTGCAAACGAGACGTCTTTTTCTGGTTTGCTTATTTAGATTAGTCGTTTCCAAACGTGATGGGAAGTGCCTCTCAATGAGTCGCAAGGTGAATTTTGTAAACAGCGTGCGCATTTAGAATAGACATATCAAGAAGTCGAAAATATACTTTTTTGTACCACTTGATGGTTTTTCGTGCAGACTCGATCGAACTTAGTAACATGTCTGTACGATCTACAGCACCCATGTTACTATTATAGTCAACTACTACCTGAGGTTTTGATATAATATTGTCAGCATGGTCCTTTTTTTCCGTAGCAACAATATTTGGTTTATGAAATGTACTCAACATACGAACTTCGCGTTTGTCTTGCCATTTGAGCGcaagtaaatttttttatgtaaaggCTTCTATCTCGCCCCGAATTAGTTTTTGTGTCATAGAAGGCATATTTTTTCTATTACTCTTTACAGTGCCACATGCATTTGTCTTTTTGACCATAGTAAGTTATACAAATTTGGACTGGTATACCAGTTATCAGTATATAGAGTATGGCCAGCATTTAGGTAATCTTTCATGAGAGCAAGAACAACATTTCCGGATTTACCGACATTATTAGCCTCTTCTGGTATATTACTTCCAGCCCcacaatatatataaaaatttaatatgtattcagtCTCACAGtcacataaaacaaaaaaatttactcCAAATCTGTCTTTTCGAAGGTATGTATTGTTTGAAGCTTAGTTTTCCTTTGAACATCAAACTTTCATCAATGCATAAATTTTCGAATGGGTAAAACACGTTTTTGTATGCTTTCAGAAGATGCGATACAACTAATcttattttatgtagtttatcGTTTTTCTTAGTATCGTCGCTATTGTCGACAAAATGCAAATTTCGTTGAATCATAACGGTCTCGCGTAAAAATTTGTGAAAATATCGGTGTCGACAACAAAGAATCTTTAGACCAATAGTCTACCAGCCGTAGTTTTTTACTTGCGCCATCAAAATTGACAAAGCTATAGTACATTTCACTTACTGTTATTTCACTCCATTGTTTTGTATGGCTTCTCTGAATATTTTCGTTTTGGGAGCAGAACAGATTTGTTTGTTTCGTAATTAGTGTTACGATATTTACAGAGAAAAACAGTTGAAAACATTCCAAAATACTCAGGCTATCATTTTGAATTGAGCACCCTGAACGTTCAGTACCAAAGGGATGTGTTTTTGGTTAATATACATCACCGTCTTTCCGCCACTggatctcatcatcatcatcgacTAACCTCATTTTTTTCCGTTTTGATTCAGctgaaagtaaaaaaaaataatataaaaataagtcaAATTGTTCTACAGATAAAATTATAactaaaactaatttttactaTATATTTATTAGAACTTACCAAGTTCATCAGTATCAGTGGAACAAGCCGGTACTGGATTTTCTACTTCCAAGTCTAGTTCTGTATCTGATACATCAGTTATTATTTGTTCATCTACTTCATTCTCGTTTTCAGAGAAATCTCCCTCTGAGTCGCTTTCTGCTTCAAAACTAAACTCCTCATCATTATCTGACTCTTCCAAAAGCTTCTCTAACTCTTCTTCAGTCAGATATCTTTTTTTCGAACccatttgataaaaaaaattattaatataattcaaAATACTTAAATGAAGGTAATGTGGTTGAAAAGCAAATTATGCACGTACCACCGTCGTCAACAAATAActtaacattttttccaaatgtACTGACTTCACTCCAACTCCCACGTATTTCATCGCAGCTGTGTGAAATTTGTAACGGCTAGCTCATCCATTGCACATTAAAACCCCTCAGGGGTGTTGTTCGgcataaactaattaattttggagaaatggagaaaaataacaaattggaatttaacaataatttaaaaattgagGTTTTGATAACAGAGAATTAAGCATCTATACACAAATTCAAAGAAAGAAAGAAACTTAGCTTAACTTCCATAGGAGATCCTGCTGTTGCTCTCTTCTCAACTCGATCCATAAATTGTTTGCATCAAAACCATGCCTCTATTTTCTTAAACCAAAACCACGTGTATTTTCTCAAATCTAAACCATGTGCTTTTCCTTAAATCGAAACCATGTGCTTTTTCTTAAATCTAAACCATGTGCATTTTTCTTAAATCTAAACCATGTGCTTTTTCTTACATCTAAACCATGTGCATTTTCTTACATCTAAACCAGGTGGCTGGAAAAACAAAAGCCGATATAAAATTTGTCGTGACACGAGTTTTGTCCAACAACAGAAGAATTCTGGCAAGCGGAAAGCTCTTCTCTCTAAGACTTGCATACCGATTCAGAATTCTCTGATATTGCCAAAACTACTCACGAATTAGCAATTGCAATTAAtagtttaattaattattaaatggaAAACGAAAAAGCAATGTTCTTGATTAATGTATGAAAATATGTTGTCGTTGTAAAAAGAACAAAGTATTAAACTTACCCAGATTGTTGGAAGTTTCTGACCacgaagatttatttttattgagtACCTTATTGGTTgctagtttattttaaaaaggaaataaatcGAATCGGATTCATACAAGTAAATTATTTAGTAGTGGGGTTTCTGTTTCTTGTATGACAAAGTAGGCGCAGTTACAACTACTAGgggacttaagaaattaatcggTGAATTTATTTGTAGtaggaaaatattgaaatgaAATATAGGAATACAAACAAAGGAAAAGGAAGTTATTATCAACGAGAATCAAATAGTATGAGCAGAAAATAATGGAAAGtactttgaaattaataagaacaaaaatgtaacgttttaaTCGTTACAAATTCAATAAGCGATGACATGTTAGAAATAGTATACAATACGCAAATGCGATTACGAACGTTTCCCGATCTAAAGTACATTTTGATGTAAGTGAATATATGCATCTCCCGTATCTGTGACAAGAAAACTTTTGCGCGTATATGCGGTTCCCGACGTTAAAGggttaaacaacaacaaaattggACAAATTAAACTAAACTGACTTTAGTTTATGATGGtggtataaaataaaagtatagggtgatacatttaaaaatattgagaaaataGTGAATTTGTATTTTACTTGTCCTGTATTATATTTGAAGAGTATGTATTAGCAGAATCaatcatttttataaattttaacaatttatAGCAAATAGCAAATAAATTTGAAGAGTATGTATTAACAAAATCaatcatttttataaattttgacaatcatttAAAAACTATGGCTACAACAGGTCGTTGCTTTTGTGcccctttttaattatacagggtgttaaacttattaaaattttcattgaagctcggttataactttttaaatatgctctataatacaattttatattCTTGTAACAAGGAAGTAAAACGgattttaaatagaaaataaaataatgggtgtttgattaaaaaaaaacatctttaATGCGGTACAGTGTTATGGAAGACCCCACATATttataactaattttaaaatgtaattcTTGCAGCTACCTCctgtttttgtaaatatatatttttcgtaTCTTTTATAATAACAGATGTAATGGACTTTGTCACAAAAGTTGATCAACCTGTACATAATTCTAAAAGTGTTAAATAGGAACTTACGAGATTTACAGAAAAAACGATATAAAAAGAAAGACAAAGATTGctgtgtaaataaatatttacagtTTGTTTATTCTCATCTGAAATTCAAGTATTTCTCTTTCGAATATATGTAAGATGCAAATTTAAAACCTCATATAAGGTGGAAAATGAAATGCTACAACTGTGTAATGGATTAAACACACCACTTAAATTCGTAATCATTTATTCTTCTATTTATAGTTTTACTATCTTATAAAAAAGATCATGAAAAAAAAACGACTTGCCATCTTTGGCTGAGTAATTTGACTAAAAAAGTAGATTTGTATAAAAATTTGagtttttaacaataaaataaatttatataatacaTAGTTGGAATGTTAACACATTATATAAGATTTTATCAAATTTGTTCATAATTAACATTAATATAACACATTATCTGTCATAAAAATCAACAGTATCTCCACTCTTATAATCTCCTTTTTCCAATACATCTAGCATCCTATTAACAGTTTTGTCTGTAGTTAAAACAGTTGAGCTCTTAATTTCCTTAAAAGACTGGCGAACTTCTTCGGATTGAGCAGTTTCAGCAATAGAATTAAACATATCTGTATCTACAGGACCTGGACTATAACTGAGAACAATTATATTGGGCTCCTCTAGAGCCAATACTTTAAAGAATATTTCTCGTGCAGCTTTTCCTGATCCATAcatacctaaaaaatattttatatcaactGAAATATATAATGCTTGAAACCACAatatattatctttatttttcaacGTTACTATCTCTATACTCGTtttaaaagatatgttttttatttggATGATCCAAACCAAAATccgaaaaaattatataaaaaattagagAAGTGCAATGCCCTTTGGAATCTGTAGTAAAATGGGCAATAACTAGGACAACAAATATTAAGGTACAAAAAAATATCCACACATTTTGCTCTTATATGTACATCAATGTTCATAACCACAGAGTTTACAATCACTATACCATTTTATATTTAGCTCTCATAAGTATACTAGTTTTTGCAAATGTGGTGTaatgaaaatacaataaatttttataGTCCTAGTTCACAAGAATTTGACATTTCAATATTTATTGATTACATCATCTATAGTCCTCTCAGTAGAATCAAACTTATAAGGGTAAAATTGGTTTAAGTATtaggaataaaaattaaatttacaaaaactAAATTCAATGTTACAAAAcaagtaaaataataaatgcaaAAATTAACCTGTTGTCAGCTCATGTATCAAGGTTATTTGATCTATAAATTAAGATACATATCTTAATTAAAAAACTTACTTAGATTCTTGAATGGGACACGCCCAACAAGAGAGGTAATATTGATAACAACTAATTGTGGTGCAACTGGTCTAAGATGTTTAATGAATACAttgtttaataaaacagttgAAAACAAATTCAGATCATAATACTCTCTCCAAACAGCCAATTCTGTTAAATCTGTTGTTTGTTTAACAGTTCCAACATGCCCAGCATTGTGAAAAACTATTCCAGTTTTTATATCCTTGGTATCTGTGTTGCTTAATACCTAAAAGCACAGTAAAAGTATAATCATACAATAATTTACAGATTCTTATTAGGaaatgttattaatattaattaaatattacctttttgaaaatatcgttgtattCATTAATGTCTGGTTTAGAGAGATCTAATGTAACTGTTTCCACATGAATTGATTTATCTATTTCAGCAATTTGAGCTTTAGTTTCATCCAGGCCTGTTTGACATCGAGCTATTAATACTAATATAGAACTTTGTTCCAATTTTCTGGATATTTCAATTGCTATTGTTCTACCGATACCTTTAGAGGCACCTGTGATGAAGACTATAGATTTTTTAGAAAAATCTATGATAGTATTAGAAGTCATGACTGAAACAAATACGTTACAGAAAGCTACTAAAATTATTTGTTAAAGTATGTAAATGTTACTTAAAAACCTTAT
It encodes:
- the LOC140445644 gene encoding sepiapterin reductase-like; translation: MTSNTIIDFSKKSIVFITGASKGIGRTIAIEISRKLEQSSILVLIARCQTGLDETKAQIAEIDKSIHVETVTLDLSKPDINEYNDIFKKVLSNTDTKDIKTGIVFHNAGHVGTVKQTTDLTELAVWREYYDLNLFSTVLLNNVFIKHLRPVAPQLVVINITSLVGRVPFKNLSMYGSGKAAREIFFKVLALEEPNIIVLSYSPGPVDTDMFNSIAETAQSEEVRQSFKEIKSSTVLTTDKTVNRMLDVLEKGDYKSGDTVDFYDR